One stretch of uncultured Desulfovibrio sp. DNA includes these proteins:
- a CDS encoding carboxylesterase/lipase family protein, protein MKNRILILVVLLLCACARPVSRHETSADTLAATQYGEVQGFAAAGVKTWLGIPYAAPPVGELRFRRNQPPTPWQGVKKCAAFGNKPIQYMNMFGLERSRVPASEDCLYLNVWAPLTAAKDAKLPVFVWIYGGAYHMGEGSDPMYDGASFARDGVVFVNFNYRVGPLGFYDFSMYDKRFESNCGVSDQIAALRWVRDNIAAFGGDPNNVTIAGESAGGTGVYNMLASPAAKGLFQKAIAESGVTGNTESRRMVEMNNAIFFEKLGINPRTDIAKLLEMPAQDMLAAATFTLKEGPRRHPGIFMPGPVKDDLLPLHPWEAMAQGNARDVKVILGTNRNEGTLFALLGLLPKDWQQVEKMLRDNGAAASIPAVSELYASEKGMKKLTTLAGDRAFVVDMVKSADAQSSFNRTYVYRFDYAPLLPELFLLGAAHSTEISTALATNDHPFWLLTPASRRKELTQSMHGAWLNFVKTGNPNGPGVAPLWPQYEAGRRLTYIFDQANTVESNPHGAVYEVWKDIQLYQ, encoded by the coding sequence ATGAAAAACCGCATCCTCATCCTGGTGGTGTTGCTCTTGTGCGCCTGTGCCCGCCCAGTATCCCGTCATGAAACGTCCGCTGACACTCTTGCAGCCACACAGTATGGCGAAGTGCAAGGTTTTGCGGCGGCTGGCGTCAAAACATGGCTTGGCATTCCTTATGCCGCACCGCCTGTAGGTGAACTGCGTTTTCGGCGCAACCAGCCGCCTACCCCCTGGCAGGGCGTTAAAAAGTGCGCAGCCTTTGGCAACAAGCCCATCCAGTACATGAACATGTTCGGGCTTGAGCGTTCGCGGGTTCCCGCCAGCGAGGATTGCCTGTACCTCAACGTGTGGGCGCCCCTGACCGCCGCCAAAGACGCCAAGCTGCCTGTATTCGTATGGATATACGGCGGCGCGTACCACATGGGCGAAGGCAGCGACCCCATGTATGACGGCGCATCCTTTGCCAGAGACGGCGTGGTATTTGTCAATTTCAACTACCGCGTCGGCCCCTTGGGTTTTTATGATTTTTCCATGTACGACAAGAGGTTTGAATCCAACTGCGGCGTTTCAGACCAGATTGCCGCCCTGCGCTGGGTGCGGGACAATATCGCCGCATTTGGCGGCGACCCGAACAACGTGACCATAGCGGGCGAATCCGCAGGCGGCACGGGCGTGTACAACATGCTGGCATCGCCCGCTGCAAAGGGGCTGTTCCAGAAGGCCATCGCGGAGAGCGGCGTCACAGGAAATACCGAATCCCGCCGCATGGTCGAGATGAACAACGCCATCTTTTTTGAAAAGCTGGGTATCAATCCGCGCACAGACATTGCCAAATTACTGGAAATGCCCGCGCAGGACATGCTTGCGGCGGCTACGTTCACGCTCAAGGAAGGCCCGCGCCGCCACCCCGGCATCTTCATGCCCGGCCCGGTCAAGGACGACCTGCTGCCCCTGCACCCGTGGGAAGCCATGGCCCAGGGCAATGCCCGCGACGTTAAGGTCATTCTTGGCACCAACCGCAACGAAGGCACGCTGTTTGCCCTGCTGGGCCTGCTGCCCAAGGACTGGCAACAGGTGGAAAAGATGCTGCGCGATAACGGCGCGGCTGCCAGTATCCCTGCGGTCTCGGAGCTGTACGCCAGCGAAAAAGGCATGAAAAAACTGACGACCCTCGCGGGCGACCGGGCCTTTGTGGTGGATATGGTCAAAAGCGCCGATGCCCAGAGCTCCTTTAACCGCACCTACGTGTACCGCTTTGACTACGCCCCCTTGCTGCCGGAGCTGTTCTTGCTGGGCGCGGCACACTCAACGGAGATTTCCACCGCGCTTGCCACCAATGATCATCCCTTCTGGCTGCTCACGCCCGCATCTCGCCGCAAGGAGCTTACGCAATCCATGCACGGGGCCTGGCTGAACTTTGTAAAAACGGGCAATCCCAACGGCCCCGGCGTTGCGCCCCTGTGGCCTCAATACGAGGCAGGGCGACGGCTCACCTACATTTTTGACCAGGCTAACACCGTGGAATCGAATCCCCACGGCGCAGTCTATGAGGTGTGGAAAGATATTCAACTGTACCAGTAA